In Streptomyces nojiriensis, one genomic interval encodes:
- a CDS encoding S1C family serine protease has protein sequence MSTENEGTAAPTPPAAPSVPPAPASETQDAAPAPAVGEPVTQQLPPTPAPGTEPTQQIPPAQAPPAYDQTAAQAAPAYDQAAAPAAHGAEGWPPPPPTVPAYGAGGGHGGGAWGAPLTADGAPAPKPKGRGGLIAAVLVAALLAGGIGGSVGYWAAERSNNGTGSTTISAANSPKDLKREAGSIAGLAAGALPSVVTIEASAGDGEGGTGTGFVYDQQGHILTNNHVVASAANGGKLFATFSDGKRYDAEVVGRAQGYDVAVLKLKTPPAGLKPLPLGDSDKVAVGDSTIAIGAPFGLSNTVTTGIVSAKNRPVASGDGSGSKNSYMSALQTDASINPGNSGGPLLDGRGAVIGINSAIQSAGNGGFGGGQAGSIGLGFAIPVNQAKNVAESLIKTGKPVYPVISVSVDLQAKSEGAKISEQGAAANELVDPNGPAGKAGLKPGDVITEFGGKPVDSGPTLISMIWTYKPGDTVKLTYLRGGKPTTVDITLGSRVGDK, from the coding sequence GTGAGCACCGAGAACGAGGGCACCGCGGCCCCGACACCTCCCGCGGCCCCGTCCGTACCCCCTGCTCCGGCCTCCGAGACGCAGGATGCGGCCCCCGCGCCCGCCGTCGGCGAGCCGGTGACCCAGCAGCTGCCGCCGACCCCGGCGCCCGGCACCGAGCCCACCCAGCAGATCCCGCCCGCACAGGCGCCCCCGGCGTACGACCAGACTGCCGCACAGGCGGCCCCGGCGTACGACCAGGCTGCCGCCCCGGCCGCGCACGGAGCCGAGGGCTGGCCGCCCCCGCCGCCCACGGTGCCGGCCTACGGAGCGGGCGGTGGCCACGGCGGCGGTGCCTGGGGAGCCCCCCTGACCGCCGACGGGGCCCCCGCGCCCAAGCCGAAGGGCAGGGGCGGCCTGATCGCGGCCGTGCTCGTGGCGGCCCTCCTCGCGGGCGGCATCGGCGGCAGCGTCGGCTACTGGGCCGCCGAGCGCAGCAACAACGGCACCGGCTCCACCACGATCAGTGCCGCGAACAGCCCCAAGGACCTCAAGCGCGAGGCCGGCTCCATCGCCGGTCTGGCCGCGGGCGCCCTGCCCAGCGTGGTCACCATCGAGGCCTCGGCCGGCGACGGTGAGGGCGGCACGGGCACCGGGTTCGTCTACGACCAGCAGGGCCACATCCTCACCAACAACCACGTCGTGGCCTCCGCCGCGAACGGCGGCAAGCTCTTCGCGACGTTCTCCGACGGCAAGCGGTACGACGCCGAGGTCGTGGGCCGTGCCCAGGGCTACGACGTCGCCGTCCTCAAGCTGAAGACCCCGCCGGCCGGCCTCAAGCCGCTGCCCCTCGGCGACTCCGACAAGGTCGCGGTCGGCGACTCGACCATCGCCATCGGCGCCCCGTTCGGCCTGTCCAACACGGTCACCACCGGCATCGTGAGCGCCAAGAACCGCCCGGTCGCCTCCGGAGACGGCAGCGGCAGCAAGAACTCGTACATGAGCGCCCTGCAGACGGACGCCTCGATCAACCCGGGCAACTCGGGCGGTCCGCTGCTCGACGGACGCGGCGCTGTCATCGGCATCAACTCCGCGATCCAGTCGGCGGGCAACGGCGGCTTCGGCGGCGGCCAGGCCGGTTCCATCGGCCTCGGCTTCGCCATCCCGGTCAACCAGGCGAAGAACGTCGCCGAATCGCTGATCAAGACGGGCAAGCCGGTCTACCCGGTGATCTCGGTTTCGGTCGACCTCCAGGCCAAGTCCGAAGGCGCCAAGATCTCCGAGCAGGGCGCGGCCGCCAACGAACTGGTCGACCCGAACGGCCCGGCCGGCAAGGCGGGGCTCAAGCCCGGCGACGTCATCACCGAGTTCGGCGGCAAGCCGGTCGACAGCGGCCCGACCCTGATCAGCATGATCTGGACCTACAAGCCCGGTGACACCGTGAAGCTGACCTACCTGCGCGGCGGCAAGCCGACCACGGTCGACATCACGCTCGGTTCGCGGGTCGGCGACAAGTAG
- a CDS encoding glycerophosphodiester phosphodiesterase translates to MPRTIQVVAHRGASEDAPEHTLAAYRKAIEDGADGLECDVRLTADGHLVLVHDRRVNRTSNGRGAVSALELADLAALDFGSWKDREESPDWDADPERTSVLTLERLLELVSDAGRPVQLAIETKHPTRWAGQVEERLLVLLKRFGLDAPPAEGPHPVRVMSFSARSLHRIRASAPTIPTVYLMQFISPRMRDGRLPAGVTIAGPGMRIVRNHPAFIHKLQGAGHSVHVWTVNEPEDVQLCADLGVEAIITNRPRQVLSQLGR, encoded by the coding sequence ATGCCGCGCACCATCCAGGTCGTCGCCCACCGCGGCGCCTCGGAGGATGCCCCCGAGCACACCCTGGCCGCCTACCGCAAGGCCATCGAGGACGGCGCCGACGGCCTCGAGTGCGATGTCCGGCTGACCGCGGACGGCCATCTGGTCCTGGTCCACGACCGCCGGGTGAACCGCACCTCGAACGGCCGCGGCGCCGTCTCCGCCCTGGAGCTGGCCGATCTCGCCGCCCTGGACTTCGGCTCCTGGAAGGACCGCGAGGAGTCCCCCGACTGGGACGCGGACCCCGAGCGCACCTCCGTCCTCACCCTGGAGCGCCTGCTGGAGCTGGTCTCCGACGCCGGACGGCCGGTGCAGCTCGCGATCGAGACGAAGCATCCGACCCGCTGGGCCGGACAGGTGGAGGAGCGCCTCCTCGTGCTCCTCAAGCGCTTCGGACTGGACGCCCCGCCCGCCGAGGGTCCGCACCCGGTGCGCGTCATGAGTTTCTCCGCGCGCTCCCTGCACCGGATCCGGGCGTCCGCGCCGACGATCCCGACCGTGTACCTGATGCAGTTCATCTCGCCCCGGATGCGGGACGGGCGGCTGCCGGCCGGCGTGACGATCGCCGGCCCCGGGATGCGGATCGTGCGCAACCACCCCGCCTTCATCCACAAGCTCCAGGGTGCGGGCCACTCCGTGCACGTATGGACAGTGAACGAACCTGAAGACGTTCAGCTCTGCGCTGATCTGGGCGTGGAAGCAATCATCACGAACAGACCCCGCCAAGTTCTGTCCCAACTCGGGCGCTGA
- a CDS encoding DUF5926 family protein, whose product MAKKRPAAKTAKPQLNNGEIPVVGAREPCPCGSGRRYKACHGAAAAHAVTEHVRRPFEGLPGECDWVALRELVPAATVPLSLKGGLPEGVPSVTLVTVLPMAWPALRREDGSVLLGLQNDSSSGDLGRDMADTLERALVAEPGTPVAARRVPAEGPRLQDLLDTDGGFEPVVHTGFEFWIPESESAQNASPEIAASLERANAAAIPTVKLTGVDAAYWCETPDKNHLRWVMPHPEEKLLDALARLHAAGTSSLGEGTKLVGSFRAHGLMVPVWDLPTGVTADDVEKPAAEFAERLAGALATDAPLTTEERRARGGLTNRQVTLS is encoded by the coding sequence ATGGCCAAGAAGCGCCCCGCAGCCAAGACTGCAAAGCCGCAGCTCAACAACGGTGAGATCCCCGTCGTGGGCGCCCGCGAGCCCTGTCCCTGCGGATCCGGCCGCCGCTACAAGGCCTGCCACGGCGCAGCCGCCGCGCACGCCGTCACCGAGCACGTGCGGCGCCCCTTCGAGGGACTGCCGGGCGAGTGCGACTGGGTCGCGCTGCGCGAACTGGTGCCCGCCGCCACCGTCCCGCTGTCCCTCAAGGGCGGCCTGCCCGAGGGCGTCCCCTCCGTCACGCTGGTGACCGTACTGCCCATGGCGTGGCCGGCGCTGCGCCGTGAGGACGGGTCCGTCCTCCTCGGCCTGCAGAACGACTCCTCCTCCGGGGACCTCGGCCGCGACATGGCCGACACCCTGGAGCGTGCCCTTGTGGCGGAGCCCGGTACGCCGGTTGCCGCCCGCCGGGTTCCCGCCGAGGGTCCCCGACTTCAGGATCTCCTGGACACCGACGGCGGTTTCGAGCCGGTTGTGCACACCGGGTTCGAATTCTGGATTCCGGAATCCGAGAGCGCCCAGAACGCCTCGCCGGAGATCGCCGCCTCGCTGGAGCGCGCCAACGCGGCCGCCATTCCCACCGTCAAGCTGACCGGCGTGGACGCCGCCTACTGGTGCGAGACGCCGGACAAGAACCACCTTCGCTGGGTCATGCCGCACCCCGAGGAGAAGCTGCTCGACGCCCTCGCGCGGCTGCACGCGGCCGGGACGTCCTCGCTCGGCGAGGGCACGAAGCTCGTCGGCTCCTTCCGCGCCCACGGCCTGATGGTTCCCGTCTGGGACCTGCCCACCGGGGTCACGGCCGACGACGTCGAGAAGCCCGCGGCGGAGTTCGCGGAGCGGCTGGCCGGGGCTCTGGCCACGGACGCCCCGCTGACCACGGAGGAGCGCCGGGCCCGCGGCGGACTCACCAACCGCCAGGTGACGCTCAGCTGA
- a CDS encoding bifunctional DNA primase/polymerase codes for MREILGRRLQRLRDRFQSLRPDPEQSGSSSALLDAALACATTWQWPVLPGVGRSGTDAKRCACPDPDCAVPGAHPFDPGLLAATTDPRMVAWWWTNRPAAPVLMATGGTAPCAVSLPAGAAARALVRLDAQGMRLGPVVATPTRWALLVAPYSLERLGELLYAKDHVPSSLRFHGEGGYLLLPPSAASSGGQVRWEREPRAQSAEQRPQARSAQAQLPHVQAGAGNLWLPEIEAVVDALVEASSGAPGGGSRLAY; via the coding sequence ATGCGCGAGATCCTCGGAAGGCGTCTCCAGCGGCTCCGCGATCGCTTTCAATCCCTGCGCCCCGACCCGGAACAGAGCGGCAGCTCGTCGGCTCTCCTCGACGCGGCGCTCGCCTGCGCCACCACCTGGCAGTGGCCCGTCCTGCCCGGCGTCGGCCGGTCCGGCACCGACGCCAAGCGATGCGCCTGCCCCGACCCCGACTGCGCCGTCCCCGGCGCGCATCCCTTCGACCCCGGACTGCTCGCCGCCACCACCGACCCGCGGATGGTGGCCTGGTGGTGGACCAACCGGCCCGCCGCCCCCGTCCTGATGGCCACCGGCGGGACCGCCCCGTGCGCGGTGAGCCTGCCGGCCGGCGCGGCCGCGCGCGCCCTCGTACGACTGGACGCGCAGGGCATGCGGCTCGGTCCGGTCGTGGCCACGCCCACCCGCTGGGCACTGCTGGTGGCGCCCTATTCGCTGGAGCGGCTCGGCGAACTCCTTTACGCGAAGGACCACGTGCCCTCCTCCCTGCGCTTCCACGGTGAGGGCGGGTACCTGTTGCTGCCGCCGTCCGCCGCGTCCAGCGGTGGCCAGGTGCGCTGGGAACGGGAGCCACGGGCGCAGTCGGCGGAGCAGCGGCCGCAGGCACGGTCGGCGCAGGCGCAGTTGCCGCATGTGCAGGCGGGGGCGGGAAATCTCTGGCTGCCCGAGATCGAGGCGGTCGTTGACGCGCTGGTCGAGGCCAGCAGCGGTGCGCCGGGCGGCGGCAGCAGGCTCGCGTACTGA